The following proteins are co-located in the Streptomyces sp. NBC_01198 genome:
- a CDS encoding adenylosuccinate synthetase, with amino-acid sequence MTAATAAADGGTPRHTLVVDLGFGDAGKGATVDRLCQAGGVAAVVRFNGGAQAAHNVVTADGRHHTFAQFGAGTLRGVPTQLSRLTAVDPLALAAEADHLRALGVPDPYALVGVDRAAPLTTPYHAAANRLREQARGEGRHGSCGLGVGETARYALAHPGDAPTAGDCAARPRLLRRLRLLRDRLTDELGPLSAPPVEACAEAYTAFARAVRLTDETRLRELAARGRLVFEGAQGVLLDEWHGFHPYTTWSTTTFAHAETLLAEAGAAGEGLRLGVVRTYTTRHGPGPLVTEDPELTALLPEPHNGHGRWQGDFRIGHFDAVAHGYAAEVCGGVDALAVTHLDAPRRCRGLRICRAYGIDGAMVERLPAGPPGDLVRQAELTGRLLRAAPARWDTPGRDPRRWSEAIGSLLGAPVLLESSGPARQRVRDPRSIGKSKYVSGNGSALRV; translated from the coding sequence GTGACGGCCGCCACCGCGGCGGCGGACGGCGGGACGCCACGGCACACCCTCGTGGTGGACCTCGGGTTCGGCGACGCGGGCAAGGGCGCCACCGTCGACCGGCTCTGCCAGGCCGGCGGTGTCGCCGCCGTCGTGCGCTTCAACGGCGGCGCGCAGGCCGCGCACAACGTCGTCACCGCAGACGGCCGCCACCACACCTTCGCCCAGTTCGGCGCGGGCACCCTGCGCGGGGTGCCCACCCAGCTGTCCCGTCTCACCGCCGTGGACCCGCTCGCGCTGGCTGCCGAGGCCGACCATCTGCGCGCGCTCGGCGTGCCCGACCCCTACGCGCTGGTCGGCGTCGACCGGGCCGCGCCGCTGACCACGCCCTACCACGCGGCCGCCAACCGGCTGCGCGAGCAGGCCAGGGGGGAGGGCAGGCACGGCTCGTGCGGGTTGGGGGTGGGGGAGACCGCCCGCTACGCGCTGGCACATCCGGGCGACGCGCCGACCGCCGGCGACTGCGCGGCACGCCCCCGGCTGCTGCGCCGGCTGCGGCTGCTGCGCGACCGCCTCACCGACGAACTCGGGCCGCTTTCCGCCCCGCCGGTGGAGGCCTGCGCGGAGGCGTATACGGCCTTCGCCCGGGCCGTACGGCTCACCGACGAGACCCGGCTGCGCGAACTGGCCGCCCGCGGGCGGCTGGTCTTCGAGGGCGCCCAGGGCGTCCTGCTCGACGAGTGGCACGGCTTCCACCCGTACACCACCTGGTCGACCACCACCTTCGCGCACGCCGAGACGCTGCTGGCCGAGGCGGGCGCGGCAGGCGAAGGGCTGCGGCTGGGCGTGGTGCGGACGTACACCACCCGGCACGGACCCGGGCCGCTGGTCACCGAGGACCCGGAGCTGACCGCGCTGCTGCCCGAACCGCACAACGGCCACGGCCGCTGGCAGGGCGACTTCCGCATCGGCCACTTCGACGCGGTCGCACACGGCTACGCGGCCGAGGTCTGCGGGGGAGTGGACGCGCTGGCCGTCACCCACCTGGACGCGCCCCGCCGGTGCCGGGGGCTGCGGATCTGCCGCGCCTACGGCATCGACGGCGCCATGGTCGAACGGCTGCCGGCCGGCCCGCCCGGCGACCTGGTGCGGCAGGCGGAACTGACCGGACGGCTGCTGCGTGCGGCGCCCGCGCGGTGGGACACCCCGGGCCGCGACCCGCGCCGGTGGAGCGAGGCGATCGGGTCGCTGCTCGGGGCCCCCGTGCTGCTGGAGTCCTCAGGGCCCGCCCGTCAGCGGGTCAGGGACCCGCGGTCTATCGGGAAGTCGAAGTACGTGTCAGGGAACGGCTCGGCGTTGAGGGTGTAG
- the glpK gene encoding glycerol kinase GlpK — MSQTVPTYVAAIDQGTTSTRCLIFDAAGQVVASDRREHRQILPRPGWVEHDATEIWAKVQAVASGALARAGLRPDQLTALGIANQRETAVLWDRATGRPVHNAVVWQDTRTAALCSELGGTYGQDRFRDTTGLPLAPYFSGPKVAWLLDHVPGLRHRAEHGEIAFGTIDSWLIWNLTGGTAGGVHVTDVSNASRTLLMDLQTLDWDPAILAAMDIPEAVLPRIRPSAEVYGLATGRLAGVPVAAALGDQQAALFGQTCFDLGEAKNTYGPGSFLLLNTGERPVPSASGLLTTVAHQLGGERPVYCLEGSIAITGALVEWLRDRLGVIRTVEEIEPLAASVPDNGGAYVVPAFSGLFAPYWRSDARGVVTGLTAYVTKAHLARAVLEATSWQTREVVDAMQQDAGVRIGALRVDGGMTVNGLLMQHQADVLGVPVIRPVVAETTSLGAAYAAGLATGVWDGTDTLKAHWREDTRWKPAMSGQTRVREYRRWKKAVERSFGWLDDDEPAVPAGRGG; from the coding sequence ATGAGCCAGACCGTCCCGACGTATGTGGCCGCCATCGACCAGGGCACCACCTCCACCCGCTGTCTGATCTTCGACGCGGCAGGGCAGGTCGTCGCGTCGGACCGGCGCGAGCACCGGCAGATCCTGCCCAGGCCCGGCTGGGTCGAGCACGACGCCACCGAGATCTGGGCCAAGGTCCAGGCCGTGGCGTCGGGCGCGCTGGCCAGGGCCGGCCTGCGGCCCGACCAGCTGACGGCGCTGGGCATCGCCAACCAGCGTGAGACGGCGGTGCTGTGGGACCGGGCCACCGGCCGCCCGGTGCACAACGCCGTGGTCTGGCAGGACACCCGCACCGCCGCGCTGTGCTCGGAACTCGGCGGCACCTACGGGCAGGACCGCTTCCGCGACACCACCGGGCTGCCGCTCGCCCCCTACTTCTCCGGGCCGAAGGTCGCCTGGCTGCTCGACCACGTGCCCGGGCTGCGGCACCGGGCCGAGCACGGCGAGATCGCCTTCGGGACCATCGACTCCTGGCTGATCTGGAACCTCACCGGCGGCACCGCGGGGGGTGTGCACGTCACCGACGTCAGCAACGCCTCGCGCACCCTGCTGATGGACCTGCAGACCCTGGACTGGGACCCGGCGATCCTGGCCGCCATGGACATCCCCGAGGCGGTCCTGCCGCGGATCCGCCCCTCGGCCGAGGTCTACGGACTGGCCACCGGCCGGCTCGCGGGCGTGCCCGTGGCCGCCGCGCTCGGCGACCAGCAGGCCGCGCTGTTCGGGCAGACCTGCTTCGACCTCGGTGAGGCCAAGAACACCTACGGCCCGGGCAGCTTCCTGCTGCTGAACACCGGGGAGCGCCCCGTCCCCTCCGCCAGCGGCCTGCTCACCACGGTCGCCCACCAGTTGGGCGGCGAACGGCCGGTGTACTGCCTGGAGGGCTCGATCGCGATCACCGGGGCACTGGTGGAGTGGCTGCGCGACCGGCTCGGCGTGATCCGCACCGTCGAGGAGATCGAACCGCTGGCCGCCAGCGTCCCCGACAACGGCGGCGCCTACGTCGTACCCGCCTTCTCCGGCCTCTTCGCGCCCTACTGGCGGTCCGACGCGCGCGGCGTGGTCACCGGCCTGACCGCGTACGTCACCAAGGCGCATCTGGCCAGGGCCGTCCTGGAGGCGACCAGCTGGCAGACCCGCGAGGTGGTCGACGCGATGCAGCAGGACGCGGGAGTGCGGATCGGCGCGCTGCGGGTGGACGGCGGCATGACCGTCAACGGGCTGCTGATGCAGCACCAGGCCGACGTGCTGGGCGTGCCGGTGATCCGCCCGGTGGTCGCCGAGACCACCAGCCTGGGCGCCGCCTACGCCGCCGGGCTGGCCACCGGGGTGTGGGACGGGACGGACACGCTCAAGGCGCACTGGCGGGAGGACACCCGCTGGAAGCCGGCGATGTCCGGCCAGACGCGGGTCCGCGAGTACCGGCGCTGGAAGAAGGCCGTGGAGCGCAGCTTCGGCTGGCTGGACGACGACGAACCCGCGGTCCCCGCCGGCCGGGGCGGCTGA
- a CDS encoding NUDIX hydrolase: MTEPHGTQAERDFLAEYDPRAFDPIAVTVDVVALTLRAGRLQVLAVERGGQPFAGHWALPGGFVRSGRESLDEAAARELAEETGLDAAALGRVHLEQLGSYGSPHRDPRMHVVSVAYLAFAPGLPDAQAGGDAAGAGWLPVEAISPTGQPDEAGPRPFEQGRRTGTYGGGAVRRPGPDSATGNLAFDHGVILADGLERARAKIEYTPLATAFLGETFTITELREVYETVWGAPLHAGNFHRKVLSVPGFVESTGETDSRPGSRGGPRARLYRAGDARLLHPALLRPDREAGVR; the protein is encoded by the coding sequence ATGACCGAGCCGCACGGCACGCAGGCGGAACGGGACTTCCTGGCCGAGTACGACCCGCGCGCCTTCGACCCGATCGCCGTCACCGTGGACGTGGTGGCGCTGACGCTGCGGGCGGGCCGGCTGCAGGTGCTCGCCGTGGAGCGCGGCGGGCAGCCGTTCGCGGGCCACTGGGCGCTGCCCGGCGGTTTCGTCCGGTCCGGCCGGGAATCGCTGGACGAGGCCGCGGCCCGCGAACTGGCCGAGGAGACCGGCCTGGACGCCGCCGCCCTCGGCCGGGTGCACCTCGAACAGCTCGGCTCGTACGGCAGCCCGCACCGGGACCCGCGGATGCATGTCGTCTCGGTGGCCTACCTCGCTTTCGCGCCCGGACTGCCGGACGCGCAGGCCGGCGGAGACGCGGCCGGCGCGGGCTGGCTGCCGGTCGAGGCAATATCACCAACGGGGCAACCGGACGAGGCAGGTCCGCGTCCCTTCGAGCAGGGTCGGCGGACCGGGACCTACGGGGGTGGTGCCGTCCGCCGGCCCGGTCCTGACAGCGCGACCGGCAACCTGGCCTTCGACCACGGCGTGATCCTCGCCGACGGGCTGGAGCGGGCCAGGGCGAAGATCGAGTACACACCGCTGGCCACCGCCTTCCTCGGCGAGACCTTCACCATCACCGAGCTGCGGGAGGTCTACGAGACGGTCTGGGGCGCGCCGCTGCACGCCGGGAACTTCCACCGCAAGGTGCTGTCCGTGCCGGGCTTCGTGGAGTCCACCGGCGAGACCGACTCCCGGCCTGGCAGCCGCGGCGGTCCGCGCGCCCGCCTCTACCGGGCCGGTGACGCCCGGTTGCTGCACCCGGCGCTGCTGCGCCCCGACCGCGAAGCGGGGGTGCGATGA
- a CDS encoding acetoacetate--CoA ligase codes for MTSKTEADRAPEALWTPGPERVARASVTRFQQWAHERHGAPAVLPDDPQATYAALHAWSVAESATFWRALTQWYDVRFGTPSDTVLADASMPGARWFPGATVNYAEHALRPALDTARAELPAVLYVDERMETGILSWAELSRQVASLAAALRRLGVTPGDRVSGYLPNVPQAAVALLATAAVGGVWTSCAPDFGARSVLDRFQQVEPVVLFTVDGYRYGGKEHDRTGVVVEARAGLPSLRATVHIPLLGTPAPEGALEWRDLVADDPEPAYEQVPFDHPLWVLYSSGTTGLPKAIVQSQGGILLEHLKQTGLHLDLGPDDRFFWYTSTGWMMWNFLVSGLLVGATLVLYDGSPGHPSIEAQWRVAEQTGTTVFGTSAAYVIACRKAGVHPGRDFDLSRVSCVATTGSPLPPDGFRWLHDEVAEDLWIASVSGGTDVCSCFAGGVPTLPVHIGELQAACLGTDLQAWDAQGRPVVDEVGELVVTNPMPSMPVRFWNDPDGARYHDSYFEMFPGVWRHGDWITLTSRGTVVIHGRSDSTLNRQGVRMGSADIYEVVERLPEVRESLVIGIEEPDGGYWMPLFVRLAEGAELTDGLRATINDAIRAQLSPRHVPDEIIEVPGVPHTLTGKRIEVPVKRLLQGAELDKAVNPGSVDDLDVLRFYERLGAERAADRP; via the coding sequence ATGACCAGCAAGACCGAAGCCGACCGAGCGCCGGAAGCGCTGTGGACACCCGGCCCCGAACGCGTCGCCCGGGCGTCGGTGACCCGCTTCCAGCAGTGGGCGCACGAGCGGCACGGCGCCCCGGCCGTACTCCCCGACGACCCGCAGGCCACTTACGCAGCATTGCACGCCTGGTCGGTGGCGGAGTCGGCCACCTTCTGGCGCGCGCTCACCCAGTGGTACGACGTCCGCTTCGGCACCCCTTCCGACACCGTCCTCGCCGACGCCTCGATGCCCGGCGCCCGCTGGTTCCCCGGCGCGACAGTCAACTACGCCGAGCACGCCCTGCGTCCCGCCCTGGACACCGCACGCGCCGAGCTGCCCGCCGTGCTGTACGTGGACGAGCGGATGGAGACCGGCATCCTCAGCTGGGCCGAGCTGTCCCGGCAGGTCGCCTCGCTCGCCGCGGCGCTGCGCCGGCTCGGCGTCACGCCGGGCGACCGGGTCAGCGGCTATCTGCCGAACGTCCCGCAGGCCGCTGTGGCGCTGCTCGCCACCGCCGCGGTGGGCGGCGTGTGGACCTCCTGCGCGCCCGACTTCGGCGCCCGCAGCGTCCTGGACCGCTTCCAGCAGGTCGAGCCCGTGGTGCTGTTCACCGTCGACGGCTACCGCTACGGCGGCAAGGAGCACGACAGGACCGGCGTCGTCGTCGAGGCCCGGGCCGGGCTGCCCTCGCTGCGCGCGACCGTGCACATCCCGCTGCTGGGCACGCCGGCGCCCGAAGGCGCCCTGGAGTGGCGGGACCTGGTCGCCGACGACCCGGAACCGGCCTACGAGCAGGTGCCGTTCGACCACCCGCTGTGGGTGCTGTACTCCTCGGGCACCACCGGGCTGCCCAAGGCGATCGTCCAGTCCCAGGGCGGCATCCTGCTCGAACACCTCAAGCAGACCGGCCTGCACCTCGACCTCGGCCCCGACGACCGTTTCTTCTGGTACACCTCCACCGGCTGGATGATGTGGAACTTCCTGGTGTCCGGGCTGCTGGTCGGCGCCACCCTGGTGCTCTACGACGGCAGCCCCGGCCATCCCTCGATCGAGGCGCAGTGGCGGGTCGCCGAGCAGACCGGCACCACCGTCTTCGGCACCTCCGCCGCCTACGTCATCGCCTGCCGCAAGGCCGGGGTGCACCCCGGCCGCGACTTCGACCTGTCGCGGGTCAGCTGCGTCGCCACCACCGGCTCGCCACTGCCGCCCGACGGCTTCCGCTGGCTGCACGACGAGGTCGCTGAGGACCTGTGGATCGCCTCGGTCAGCGGCGGCACCGATGTGTGCAGTTGCTTCGCCGGGGGCGTGCCGACCCTGCCGGTGCACATCGGCGAGCTGCAGGCCGCGTGCCTGGGCACCGACCTGCAGGCGTGGGACGCGCAGGGCAGGCCGGTCGTGGACGAGGTCGGCGAACTCGTCGTGACCAACCCCATGCCGTCGATGCCGGTGCGGTTCTGGAACGACCCGGACGGCGCCCGCTACCACGACAGCTACTTCGAGATGTTCCCCGGTGTGTGGCGGCACGGCGACTGGATCACCCTCACCTCGCGCGGCACCGTCGTCATCCACGGCCGCTCCGACTCCACGCTCAACCGGCAGGGGGTGCGGATGGGTTCCGCCGACATCTACGAGGTGGTCGAGCGCCTTCCCGAGGTGCGCGAGTCCCTGGTCATCGGCATCGAGGAGCCGGACGGCGGCTACTGGATGCCGCTGTTCGTGCGGCTCGCGGAGGGCGCGGAGCTGACCGACGGGCTGCGTGCCACGATCAACGACGCGATCCGCGCCCAACTGTCCCCGCGCCACGTGCCCGACGAGATCATCGAGGTGCCCGGCGTCCCGCACACCCTCACCGGCAAGCGCATCGAGGTGCCGGTCAAACGGCTGTTGCAGGGCGCCGAGCTGGACAAGGCTGTCAACCCCGGTTCGGTGGACGACCTGGACGTGCTGCGCTTCTACGAGCGGCTGGGCGCGGAGCGCGCCGCGGACCGCCCGTAG
- a CDS encoding glycoside hydrolase family 31 protein, whose protein sequence is MNARDLLRSVRVAGSAQGWRTARSAWRRRRADARDLPGPVAERARVPGTALDAAPIPGGGTVRFARSELRVRVGIGGAVFCGWDGAEPEPSYAVAGTAKWGSPRERPAGGLPEADPRALLEPDPDGWRVVSERVTVRVSRHGAVEIRTPGGRLLRRELPPRWWDPVGAEEGRAGARWVQRSETPADARVYGLGGRAAGPRLAAGTYRLWNTDPGGSFEPGDDPLYITMPVQLVVADAGCHLVFHDNTWDGRVTLRDGEEGAGSGHDRAGGCEVRMDGGPLRYWVITGTPSRVLAGWTALTGRPAVPPRWALGPQHSRWGFGSEQEVRRVVAGYRERGLPLSVLHLDIDHFDGHRVFTVDPARFPDLPGLSRELAGHGVRLVSIVDPAVKAEPGLAVYDGGQAAGAFVRDARGEEVRGVVWPGETVFPDFTDPGARRWWGGLYAERLAQGFAGVWHDMNEPVSFAAFGDATLPRSARHALDGRGGDHREAHNVYALTMARAGYEGLCELRPEQRPFLFSRSGWAGMQRYGGTWSGDVATGWAGLRSSLALVLGLGLCGVPYSGPDVGGFTGTPSPELYLRWFQLGAYLPFFRTHSAIDAGRREPWEFGPEVLVHARAALAGRARLLPYLDTLAHVAHRTGAPYVRPLWWNSPGDRALRECGDAFLLGDSLLVAPVLEPGATTRAVRLPRGLWYDTATGEAHRGRAQVLLDAPLGRIPVLARAGAVLPVAGGDGGTELEVWAPRQGRTGGGVVVSGDPEGWGKPRMERFVSRWEDGAVVVERDGGASPAYTVRIRGAGS, encoded by the coding sequence ATGAATGCTCGGGACCTGCTGCGGTCGGTACGGGTGGCGGGTTCCGCCCAGGGATGGCGTACGGCGAGGTCGGCATGGCGCCGCCGGCGCGCCGACGCGCGCGATCTACCCGGGCCGGTGGCCGAGCGGGCGCGGGTGCCGGGCACGGCGCTCGACGCGGCGCCGATACCGGGCGGCGGCACGGTCCGCTTCGCCCGGTCCGAACTACGGGTCAGGGTCGGGATCGGCGGGGCCGTCTTCTGCGGCTGGGACGGCGCGGAGCCCGAGCCGTCGTACGCGGTGGCCGGAACCGCGAAGTGGGGTTCGCCGCGGGAGCGGCCGGCCGGCGGCCTGCCGGAAGCGGACCCGCGGGCACTGCTCGAACCCGACCCGGACGGCTGGCGGGTGGTCTCGGAGCGAGTGACGGTGCGCGTCTCCCGGCACGGTGCGGTGGAGATCCGCACCCCGGGCGGCAGGCTGCTGCGCCGTGAGCTGCCGCCGCGCTGGTGGGACCCGGTCGGCGCGGAGGAGGGGCGGGCCGGTGCGCGCTGGGTGCAGCGCTCGGAGACGCCGGCCGACGCCCGGGTCTACGGTCTGGGCGGCCGGGCCGCCGGGCCGCGGCTGGCGGCAGGCACCTACCGGCTGTGGAACACCGACCCGGGCGGCTCGTTCGAGCCGGGGGACGACCCGCTGTACATCACCATGCCGGTGCAACTGGTGGTCGCCGACGCGGGCTGCCACCTGGTCTTCCACGACAACACCTGGGACGGCCGGGTCACGCTGCGGGACGGCGAGGAGGGCGCGGGCTCCGGCCACGACCGGGCGGGCGGCTGCGAGGTGCGGATGGACGGCGGCCCGCTGCGCTACTGGGTGATCACCGGTACGCCGTCCCGCGTACTGGCCGGCTGGACCGCGCTGACCGGGCGCCCGGCGGTGCCGCCGCGCTGGGCGCTGGGCCCGCAGCACTCGCGGTGGGGCTTCGGCAGCGAGCAGGAGGTCCGCAGGGTCGTCGCCGGCTACCGCGAGCGCGGGCTGCCGCTGTCGGTGCTGCACCTGGACATCGACCACTTCGACGGCCACCGGGTCTTCACCGTGGACCCGGCGCGCTTCCCCGACCTGCCCGGCCTGTCGCGGGAGCTGGCCGGCCATGGGGTGCGGCTGGTGTCGATCGTGGACCCGGCGGTGAAGGCCGAGCCGGGGCTCGCGGTCTACGACGGAGGGCAGGCGGCGGGCGCCTTCGTACGGGACGCGCGCGGCGAGGAGGTGCGCGGTGTCGTGTGGCCGGGCGAGACGGTCTTCCCGGACTTCACCGACCCCGGGGCGCGCCGGTGGTGGGGCGGCCTCTACGCCGAGCGGCTGGCGCAGGGCTTCGCCGGGGTGTGGCACGACATGAACGAGCCGGTGTCCTTCGCCGCCTTCGGTGACGCCACCTTGCCGCGCTCCGCCCGGCACGCGCTGGACGGGCGCGGCGGGGACCACCGCGAGGCGCACAACGTCTACGCCCTGACGATGGCCCGCGCCGGATACGAGGGCCTGTGCGAACTGCGGCCCGAGCAGCGGCCGTTCCTCTTCTCCCGGTCGGGCTGGGCGGGGATGCAGCGCTACGGCGGCACCTGGTCGGGCGACGTGGCGACCGGCTGGGCGGGGCTGCGGTCCTCGCTGGCGCTGGTGCTGGGGCTCGGCCTGTGCGGGGTGCCGTACTCGGGCCCCGACGTGGGCGGTTTCACCGGGACGCCGTCGCCGGAGCTGTATCTGCGGTGGTTCCAGCTGGGCGCGTATCTGCCCTTCTTCCGTACGCACTCGGCGATCGACGCGGGGCGCCGCGAGCCGTGGGAGTTCGGCCCCGAGGTGCTGGTGCACGCCAGGGCCGCGCTCGCCGGACGGGCCAGGCTGCTGCCCTACCTGGACACCCTCGCGCATGTCGCGCACCGCACCGGGGCGCCGTACGTACGCCCGCTGTGGTGGAACTCCCCCGGTGACCGGGCCCTGCGGGAGTGCGGGGACGCCTTCCTGCTGGGTGACTCGCTGCTGGTGGCACCGGTGTTGGAGCCGGGCGCGACGACCCGGGCGGTACGGCTGCCGCGCGGGCTGTGGTACGACACCGCCACCGGTGAGGCGCACCGCGGCCGCGCCCAGGTGCTGCTGGACGCTCCGCTCGGCCGGATACCGGTGCTGGCCAGGGCGGGCGCCGTCCTGCCGGTGGCGGGCGGGGACGGCGGGACGGAGCTGGAGGTGTGGGCGCCGCGGCAGGGACGCACCGGCGGCGGGGTGGTGGTCAGCGGCGACCCGGAGGGATGGGGCAAGCCGCGGATGGAGCGCTTCGTGTCGCGGTGGGAGGACGGCGCGGTGGTCGTCGAGCGGGACGGCGGGGCCTCGCCCGCCTACACCGTCCGGATACGCGGCGCCGGGTCGTAG
- a CDS encoding M15 family metallopeptidase, with protein sequence MPKLTALLRALVLPLVTLVAVAAGGPAQARTDRPAHQEPKAPPQFVALRNVDPTIIQEMRYYTPHNFTGAPITGYQAPMCILTRAAAEGLHRAQVRLLRNGYSLKVYDCYRPQRAVDTFVSWAEDLDDTTMKAEFYPQVDKTRLFADGYIAAKSGHSRGSTMDLTIVPLPARPTRPYRPGEPLTPCYGPKDQRFPDNSLDMGTGFDCFDTLAHTLDPRIQGVQHANRMLLKNAMEAQGFTNLPEEWWHYTLNAEPFPDTYFDFPIDRGSLTR encoded by the coding sequence ATGCCGAAACTCACTGCTTTACTGCGAGCACTCGTTCTGCCTCTCGTCACACTGGTCGCGGTCGCCGCGGGCGGCCCGGCCCAGGCGCGGACCGACCGGCCCGCGCACCAGGAGCCCAAGGCTCCGCCGCAGTTCGTCGCGCTGCGGAACGTCGATCCGACGATCATCCAGGAGATGCGGTACTACACCCCGCACAACTTCACCGGCGCCCCGATCACGGGCTACCAGGCGCCGATGTGCATCCTGACCAGGGCCGCCGCAGAGGGCCTGCACCGGGCCCAGGTGCGGCTGCTGCGCAACGGCTACTCCCTGAAGGTCTACGACTGCTACCGGCCGCAGCGGGCCGTCGACACCTTCGTCAGCTGGGCCGAGGACCTGGACGACACCACGATGAAGGCGGAGTTCTACCCGCAGGTGGACAAGACCCGGCTGTTCGCGGACGGTTACATCGCCGCGAAATCCGGCCACAGCCGCGGCAGCACCATGGACCTGACGATCGTCCCGCTGCCGGCCAGGCCCACCCGCCCCTACCGGCCCGGTGAGCCGCTGACGCCCTGCTACGGGCCGAAGGACCAGCGCTTCCCGGACAACTCGCTGGACATGGGCACCGGTTTCGACTGCTTCGACACCCTCGCCCACACCCTCGACCCGCGCATCCAGGGCGTGCAGCACGCCAACCGGATGCTGCTGAAGAACGCGATGGAGGCGCAGGGCTTCACCAACCTGCCGGAGGAGTGGTGGCACTACACCCTCAACGCCGAGCCGTTCCCTGACACGTACTTCGACTTCCCGATAGACCGCGGGTCCCTGACCCGCTGA
- a CDS encoding molecular chaperone DnaJ: MTGAASGPATAGAATPRPADFDDALAALSGGFPADPREAARLYHRLALLLHPDTAPAGRASQAAAAFARLSAAWEARRPRQETVTGGEHRYVLGPLIAEGDLAFVRAARYGHDGDRRDAVLKIPRKPRDNDLMEHEAAVLTRLRTVGEARHRAYAPTLIESFRLRHGDGTEQVVDAFAPLTGFHTLAEVAAAHPGGLDPRDAAWMWRRLLTALGWAHRARLIHGAVFPEHVLIHPGLHGLVLIDWCYATATGTDLPVLPHRHVGSYPPEAPAHLPATPATDIHLASLCVGALTGDLAPPPIRAFLRGCTLPEQRRRPQDAWQLLAELDELLERLYGPRTFRPFTMPAARPA; encoded by the coding sequence ATGACCGGCGCCGCCTCCGGCCCCGCCACGGCGGGCGCCGCCACCCCCCGCCCCGCCGACTTCGACGACGCCCTCGCCGCGCTGAGCGGCGGTTTCCCCGCCGACCCGCGGGAGGCCGCCAGGCTCTACCACCGCCTCGCCCTGCTGCTGCACCCCGACACGGCGCCCGCGGGCCGCGCCTCCCAGGCGGCCGCGGCCTTCGCCCGGCTCAGCGCCGCCTGGGAGGCCAGGCGGCCCCGGCAGGAGACGGTCACCGGCGGGGAGCACCGCTACGTACTCGGCCCGTTGATCGCCGAGGGCGACCTCGCCTTCGTCCGCGCCGCCCGCTACGGTCACGACGGCGACCGCCGCGACGCCGTCCTCAAGATCCCCCGCAAGCCGCGGGACAACGACCTGATGGAGCACGAGGCCGCCGTGCTGACCCGGCTGCGCACGGTCGGCGAGGCACGGCACCGCGCGTACGCCCCCACCCTGATCGAGAGCTTCCGCCTGCGGCACGGCGACGGCACCGAGCAGGTGGTGGACGCCTTCGCGCCGCTCACCGGCTTCCACACCCTCGCCGAGGTCGCCGCGGCCCACCCCGGCGGACTCGATCCGAGGGACGCCGCCTGGATGTGGCGGCGCCTGCTGACGGCGCTGGGCTGGGCGCACCGCGCCCGGCTGATCCATGGCGCGGTCTTCCCCGAGCACGTGCTGATCCACCCCGGCCTGCACGGCCTGGTGCTGATCGACTGGTGCTACGCCACCGCGACCGGCACCGACCTCCCCGTCCTGCCGCACCGGCACGTCGGCAGCTATCCGCCCGAGGCGCCGGCGCACCTGCCGGCGACCCCGGCCACCGACATCCACCTCGCGTCGCTGTGCGTCGGGGCGCTGACCGGCGACCTGGCACCGCCGCCGATCCGCGCCTTCCTGCGCGGCTGCACCCTGCCCGAGCAGCGCCGGCGCCCGCAGGACGCCTGGCAACTGCTCGCCGAACTCGACGAGTTGCTGGAACGGCTCTACGGGCCGCGCACCTTCCGGCCGTTCACGATGCCGGCCGCGCGCCCCGCGTGA
- a CDS encoding NUDIX domain-containing protein has protein sequence MIGYSPGVSAATPEPPTAPPTAPPAQSPAPNSHCSACGARYPAGAGWPRRCPSCGTFAYRNPLPVAVALLPVSGPHGTGLVVIRRTIEPSRGRLALPGGFIDHGESWEHAVVRELAEETGISAAASDVVLADALTDEAGGYLLLFGLLPQRDGDQLPPSVPTDETEGHQLLHSPQELGFPLHTLAAGRWFAGGYDPAPRIRTV, from the coding sequence ATGATCGGATACAGTCCGGGCGTGTCCGCTGCCACACCCGAGCCCCCGACGGCGCCCCCGACGGCGCCCCCCGCGCAGTCCCCGGCGCCGAACTCGCACTGCTCCGCCTGCGGGGCGCGCTACCCGGCCGGTGCCGGCTGGCCGCGCCGCTGCCCGTCCTGCGGCACCTTCGCCTACCGCAACCCGCTGCCGGTCGCCGTCGCGCTGCTGCCGGTCAGCGGGCCGCACGGCACCGGGCTGGTCGTGATCCGCCGCACCATCGAGCCCAGCCGCGGCCGGCTGGCCCTGCCCGGCGGCTTCATCGACCACGGCGAGAGCTGGGAGCACGCCGTCGTCCGCGAGCTGGCCGAGGAGACCGGCATCAGCGCCGCCGCCTCCGACGTGGTGCTCGCCGACGCCCTCACCGACGAGGCCGGCGGCTATCTGCTGCTGTTCGGGCTGCTGCCGCAGCGGGACGGCGACCAACTGCCGCCGTCCGTACCCACCGACGAGACCGAGGGCCACCAACTCCTGCACTCTCCCCAGGAGCTGGGCTTCCCGCTGCACACCTTGGCGGCCGGCCGCTGGTTCGCCGGCGGCTACGACCCGGCGCCGCGTATCCGGACGGTGTAG